CAACTCGATATCCAGGATAACGAGATCGGGAACAAACGGACGGCGTCCATTAATAAGGTAACGGATACTCTCGCTGTCATAGGCGGTCTTTATTTCCAGACGTATTTCCAATTGTTCTTCGAGTTCTTTGAGTACATCTATCAAATATTCCCTGACAAACTCTTGATCGTCGACAACAAGGACCCTGACCATTTTTATATGTTCCCTGCTATTTTGCTTTCTTTTTTTAACAGATAACTCACTCATATTTTCCCGATCTCTCCATTACACTATCTATAGTTTATTTTCATTTATTTATTTTGTGTTATTCTTTGCTTAATACTTCATCAATGCTATATCGTGTGCCCGTTACAAATCCTTCATGAAAAAACATTGCGTTTTGACAAGCTCATATCCGTTCCGCTTATAAAACCCGTGCGCCCTGCTTCGCTTTTCATTCGAGCTGACCTTTACTTTTTTTATGCCGTTTTCCTCGAGCCACGATTCGGCCCTTCGTATAAGCACTTTACCGATCCCCATGCACCGGTGCCGTTCGTCGACGACAAGCCCTAAAATATCTCCCGTCGGCTCCATATACATGAGGGGCAATATACCGACCTGTATCCATCCGACGACCTTGCCGTCCTCATCTGCCGCGACAAACGCATGTGTCAGGCGGATGTTCCTGCAGCATTCGAGATTCTTCAAGGCTTTTTCCGCGGTTATCGTATAACCGAGTTGTTCCGACAGTTTCACGAATGAATCCATATCCTGTTCATCGAGGCTGCGAATCGTAATATGCATTGTCATTTCCCTTTCGATTCAGATAAAGTATTTTCTTATCCGTGAAGAGACAAGGTCGATGACACTCACGGTGACGATGATAATGATAAGCATGGAACATACTTTTTTCAGATAAAAACTGTTCATCGAATCATGCAGAATCTGTCCGATCCCTCCCGCTCCGACGATACCCAGAACGGTCGCCGAGCGCACGTTCGCTTCGAACCGGTAGAGTGAGTAGGAAATCCAGAGCGGCGTTACCTGGGGGATGATCCCGTAGATAATCTCGGAAATTTTCCCCGCCCCCGTTGCCCTGATTCCTTCGATCGGTTTGGGATCGATCGCCTCGACGGCTTCGGAAAAAAGTTTCGCGAGGGTTCCGAGGGTATGAACAAACAACGCCAGTACCCCGGCGAAGGGCCCCAGTCCGATGGCCGCGACGAAGATGAGGGCGAAGACGATTTCATTGACGGCCCGCAGCATGTCCATCAGCCGGCGGACGGGGTGCCGTAACCATACGGGAGTGACGTTATGCGCCGACAGCAGTCCGAATGGTATCGAAAAGATGACGGCGGCGAACGTCCCCCAGACGGCAATTTGTATCGTG
This is a stretch of genomic DNA from Spirochaetales bacterium. It encodes these proteins:
- a CDS encoding GNAT family N-acetyltransferase, producing MHITIRSLDEQDMDSFVKLSEQLGYTITAEKALKNLECCRNIRLTHAFVAADEDGKVVGWIQVGILPLMYMEPTGDILGLVVDERHRCMGIGKVLIRRAESWLEENGIKKVKVSSNEKRSRAHGFYKRNGYELVKTQCFFMKDL
- the phnE gene encoding phosphonate ABC transporter, permease protein PhnE, translated to MAYDDDAAAIKQAVMFPKNEKLFLTMKLLGWLGFVLILGWAWSGAEMRPMELVLNFGNILDYFSKYFPPDLGDFLYYIEEMIVTIQIAVWGTFAAVIFSIPFGLLSAHNVTPVWLRHPVRRLMDMLRAVNEIVFALIFVAAIGLGPFAGVLALFVHTLGTLAKLFSEAVEAIDPKPIEGIRATGAGKISEIIYGIIPQVTPLWISYSLYRFEANVRSATVLGIVGAGGIGQILHDSMNSFYLKKVCSMLIIIIVTVSVIDLVSSRIRKYFI